Proteins encoded within one genomic window of Dethiosulfovibrio russensis:
- a CDS encoding efflux RND transporter periplasmic adaptor subunit: MSRIFPLFLAIALVAVLLGPRFFSRDGADRKPMAVRPVKSEVLRPINGESVRSVPGRVRASKRVDMAFRVSGPLVELPAREGDRVSKGDLLARIDPRDFRLALEQARGALSQARANLDAMKKGARNEDLRSLEAQVASAQARAEEAEAQFRRFERLYQAKVISQSEYDRYRTAKDVAESSLAAARQELRKARKGARDEDIRAMESGIKSLEAREKTAAAALADTELRAPFDGVVSSRMVENYQFVTARQPVIGLQSTSSVEIVADVPESAARLDPEDLDVWASFNFLPGRDFLLKLVEFSSAPDRETQTYRATFSMDIPEGVRLLPGMAVQVSARINRLGSEPVYHIPIEALLSDDRGPGVWILGEKMRAHWTSVEVVGLGDGKVDVSGELTSGDRVVTAGVHSIREGQVVRLSEAAR, from the coding sequence TTGAGCCGTATATTTCCGCTTTTTCTGGCCATTGCCCTTGTGGCGGTGCTTTTGGGCCCACGCTTTTTCTCTCGAGACGGAGCCGACAGAAAGCCTATGGCGGTTCGTCCTGTCAAGTCGGAGGTGCTAAGGCCCATAAACGGCGAGTCGGTTCGCTCTGTGCCGGGAAGGGTCAGGGCCTCTAAACGGGTGGACATGGCCTTTAGGGTGTCCGGTCCCTTGGTGGAACTCCCCGCCCGGGAGGGGGACCGAGTCTCGAAAGGAGACTTACTGGCTAGGATAGACCCCAGGGATTTCCGTCTGGCGTTGGAGCAGGCGCGGGGTGCTCTGTCTCAGGCCAGGGCCAATCTGGATGCCATGAAAAAGGGCGCCAGGAACGAGGATCTCAGGTCTCTGGAGGCCCAGGTCGCTTCGGCTCAGGCCAGGGCAGAGGAGGCGGAGGCTCAGTTTCGACGTTTCGAGAGGCTCTATCAGGCCAAGGTTATCTCTCAGTCCGAGTACGATCGTTACAGGACCGCCAAAGACGTGGCCGAGTCGTCTTTGGCGGCGGCGAGACAGGAGCTGAGGAAGGCCAGAAAAGGAGCCAGGGACGAGGATATAAGGGCCATGGAGTCGGGCATAAAATCGCTGGAGGCAAGGGAAAAAACTGCCGCAGCCGCCCTGGCCGACACGGAGCTAAGGGCTCCCTTCGATGGAGTCGTGTCCAGTAGAATGGTTGAAAACTATCAGTTCGTGACGGCCAGACAGCCGGTCATCGGCCTTCAGAGCACCTCGTCGGTGGAGATAGTGGCAGACGTTCCCGAGTCCGCCGCCAGGCTCGATCCGGAGGATCTGGATGTATGGGCGTCGTTCAACTTTCTTCCCGGCAGGGATTTCCTCCTTAAGCTCGTGGAGTTCTCCTCCGCCCCCGACAGGGAAACCCAGACCTACAGGGCCACCTTCTCCATGGATATACCGGAAGGAGTCAGGCTTCTTCCTGGAATGGCAGTCCAGGTATCGGCAAGGATAAATCGCCTCGGTTCCGAGCCGGTCTATCATATTCCGATAGAGGCTCTTCTCTCCGACGACCGAGGCCCAGGCGTATGGATCCTAGGAGAGAAAATGAGGGCCCACTGGACCTCGGTAGAGGTGGTAGGCTTGGGTGACGGCAAGGTGGACGTCTCGGGAGAACTGACCTCGGGAGATAGGGTCGTGACAGCCGGGGTCCACTCGATACGGGAGGGGCAGGTCGTGAGGCTGTCGGAGGCGGCGAGATGA